From a single Loigolactobacillus coryniformis subsp. coryniformis KCTC 3167 = DSM 20001 genomic region:
- a CDS encoding HdeD family acid-resistance protein yields the protein MQNLQRNIWLRALAYFIFGVIILIFPHPIFRIGVYAISLYLLISGILDLVNGQRAQRQNNVYNLSFFSGIFKIIAALFVLIFARGIVSILPIFLGILLLVYGIFKLGQTLNQRQFVNVTPWGGIIYSILIILAGGFLLFNPFRSVLLGFQVFGAFLILMSVGEIVAWWQARRQ from the coding sequence ATGCAAAACTTACAACGTAATATTTGGTTACGCGCATTAGCGTATTTTATTTTCGGTGTTATTATTTTAATTTTCCCACATCCGATTTTTCGGATCGGCGTTTACGCGATTTCACTTTATCTATTGATTTCAGGAATTCTTGATCTGGTCAACGGTCAGCGGGCACAACGTCAGAACAATGTTTATAATTTAAGTTTTTTCAGTGGTATTTTTAAAATTATCGCGGCCCTATTCGTGTTGATTTTTGCTCGGGGAATCGTTAGTATTTTACCGATTTTCCTCGGTATCCTCTTACTTGTTTACGGAATCTTCAAATTAGGCCAGACACTAAATCAACGTCAGTTTGTTAATGTGACGCCTTGGGGCGGGATTATTTACAGTATTTTGATCATTTTGGCGGGTGGCTTCCTACTATTCAATCCATTCCGCAGTGTATTATTGGGCTTCCAGGTTTTCGGTGCCTTCTTGATTTTGATGAGTGTCGGTGAGATCGTTGCTTGGTGGCAGGCACGACGACAATAA
- the glpK gene encoding glycerol kinase GlpK, translated as MAEEKYILAIDEGTTSTRTIIFDHQGSKVADSQREFPQYFPQPGWVEHNANEIWNAVLSTIANAFIESSVKPTQIAGIGITNQRETTIVWDKKTGLPIYNAIVWQSRQTADIATQLEEDGYSELIHDKTGLLIDAYFSATKIRWILDHVKGAQERAEKGELLFGTIDTWIVWKLTGGDVHVTDYSNASRTMLFNIHDLTWDDEILKILNIPKAMLPDVRPNSEVYGKTKDYHFYGSEVPISGMAGDQQAALFGQMAFEPGMVKNTYGTGSFIVMNTGEKPQMSTHNLLTTIGYGINGKVYYALEGSIFVAGSAIQWLRDGMRLISTAPESEKLARASTDDNEVYVVPAFTGLGAPYWDSDARGSVFGLTRGTTREDFVKATLQAVAYQTRDVVDTMKLDSGIDIPLLKVDGGAAKNDMLMQFQADILNIPIQRAHDLETTALGAAFLAGLAVGYWKDLDAIKAEYAAGETFQPQMEAAQRDNLYSGWQEAVAATQTFKHKSLK; from the coding sequence TTGGCAGAAGAAAAATATATTTTAGCAATTGATGAGGGTACCACTAGTACACGAACGATCATTTTTGATCATCAAGGTAGTAAGGTGGCCGATTCGCAGCGTGAATTCCCCCAATATTTTCCTCAACCGGGTTGGGTCGAACATAATGCCAACGAAATTTGGAATGCAGTACTATCAACTATTGCTAATGCCTTTATCGAATCTAGCGTCAAACCAACCCAAATTGCCGGGATCGGGATCACGAATCAACGGGAAACAACGATCGTTTGGGACAAAAAAACTGGCTTACCAATTTATAACGCTATTGTCTGGCAATCGCGGCAAACCGCAGATATTGCCACCCAACTTGAGGAAGACGGCTATTCAGAATTAATTCATGATAAAACTGGTTTATTGATCGATGCCTACTTCTCAGCTACCAAGATCCGCTGGATTTTAGATCACGTCAAAGGTGCACAGGAACGTGCTGAAAAAGGTGAATTACTATTCGGCACTATCGATACTTGGATCGTTTGGAAACTTACTGGCGGCGATGTTCACGTCACTGACTATTCCAACGCTAGCCGGACCATGTTATTTAACATCCATGATCTGACTTGGGATGATGAGATTCTTAAAATTTTGAACATCCCTAAGGCCATGCTACCTGATGTACGGCCAAATTCAGAAGTTTATGGTAAAACCAAGGATTATCATTTCTATGGTAGCGAAGTGCCGATTTCCGGGATGGCTGGTGACCAACAAGCTGCCCTCTTTGGACAAATGGCTTTTGAACCGGGAATGGTCAAAAACACTTATGGGACTGGGTCATTTATCGTAATGAATACCGGCGAAAAGCCGCAAATGTCAACCCACAACTTACTGACAACCATTGGTTATGGGATCAACGGCAAAGTCTATTATGCCCTCGAAGGGAGTATTTTTGTAGCTGGCTCGGCAATTCAGTGGCTACGCGATGGTATGCGCTTGATCAGCACTGCACCAGAATCGGAAAAACTTGCACGGGCTTCAACCGACGATAATGAAGTTTACGTTGTTCCAGCCTTCACTGGATTAGGCGCTCCATATTGGGATTCAGATGCACGTGGTTCCGTCTTTGGCTTAACTCGGGGAACGACTCGGGAAGATTTCGTTAAGGCAACACTGCAAGCAGTGGCTTATCAAACACGAGATGTCGTCGACACGATGAAACTCGATTCTGGTATCGATATTCCACTATTAAAAGTCGATGGTGGTGCGGCTAAAAATGACATGCTGATGCAATTCCAAGCGGACATTTTAAATATCCCAATTCAGCGGGCCCACGACCTAGAAACGACTGCGTTAGGGGCAGCTTTCCTTGCCGGCTTAGCCGTTGGTTACTGGAAAGATCTTGATGCTATTAAAGCTGAATACGCTGCTGGCGAAACTTTCCAACCACAAATGGAAGCAGCACAACGGGACAATCTGTACAGTGGTTGGCAAGAAGCGGTTGCTGCAACGCAGACCTTCAAGCATAAATCACTAAAATAA
- a CDS encoding DeoR/GlpR family DNA-binding transcription regulator encodes MLISQRQEKILAVVNSQRFTTIAELAAVLSVSDMTVRRDLDQLASAGKISKVRGGVQSVQALAFNDLSVAQKQDLNLPQKRQIAKAAARYVLSGETIYLGSGTTIALLSDYFEQDYLRVITNSLTVFNLLLKRHPRYDVTLIGGNLRQRSGVFIGGITEDTLQRLNFDRALVSADGIADGQLMDIVTEEGRSQGIAMAQAQERIVLADRSKLEHRAFYPFARLHDARYLITNELSAKQRAKYQDDTEVVTI; translated from the coding sequence ATGTTAATTAGTCAGCGGCAGGAAAAGATTTTGGCGGTAGTTAACTCACAGCGTTTCACAACAATCGCCGAGCTAGCTGCGGTGTTATCAGTATCGGATATGACGGTGCGGCGTGATTTAGATCAGTTGGCCAGCGCGGGGAAAATTTCTAAGGTTCGTGGCGGTGTACAAAGTGTACAAGCGCTAGCGTTCAATGATTTATCAGTGGCACAAAAACAAGATCTGAATTTGCCACAAAAACGGCAAATTGCTAAGGCGGCCGCACGCTACGTTTTATCTGGTGAAACAATTTATCTGGGCAGTGGCACGACGATCGCGTTGCTAAGTGATTATTTTGAGCAAGATTATTTACGGGTTATTACCAATAGTTTGACGGTTTTTAACTTACTATTAAAACGCCATCCGCGCTATGACGTTACGTTGATCGGTGGCAATTTGCGGCAACGTTCTGGTGTGTTTATTGGCGGTATTACCGAAGATACATTGCAACGGTTAAACTTCGATCGGGCGTTGGTCAGTGCTGACGGCATCGCCGATGGACAGTTAATGGATATCGTAACTGAAGAAGGGCGCAGTCAAGGCATTGCGATGGCACAAGCGCAAGAACGAATTGTTTTAGCCGATCGAAGTAAACTGGAGCATCGCGCCTTTTATCCTTTCGCCCGTTTACACGATGCGCGTTATTTGATTACCAATGAATTATCCGCTAAACAACGGGCTAAATATCAAGATGATACTGAGGTTGTCACGATTTAA
- a CDS encoding cation diffusion facilitator family transporter: MTITEKQTPFVIGVNLNLIYIVAELGFGFSTNSMALIADASHNFSDVLGLLVAWLAVWLSQKAPTAKRTYGYKSASILAALFNAVFLLIAIGGIITEAIQRLNQPATPHGWTVISVALLGVIVNGVTTFLFVHGQKEDLNIKGAFMHMAADTGVSLGVVVTGFIMLATDWTWLDPVVSLVIAVIILIGTWGLLRGAINLALNGVPNNVDLAAITKCIASQPSVSKVHDLHVWAIGTSDNALSVHLVRDTTENNDCFLNDLDQQLRTHYNIQHITIQVEYGDCQQLGNVENSI; this comes from the coding sequence TTGACTATTACAGAAAAACAAACACCATTTGTTATTGGTGTTAATCTCAATCTTATTTATATTGTTGCTGAATTGGGTTTTGGGTTTTCAACAAATTCGATGGCTTTGATCGCAGACGCCAGTCATAATTTCAGTGATGTACTCGGCTTACTAGTTGCTTGGTTAGCAGTTTGGCTAAGTCAAAAAGCCCCTACAGCTAAGCGTACTTATGGCTACAAAAGCGCCTCAATTTTAGCAGCGTTATTCAATGCCGTCTTTTTATTGATTGCGATCGGCGGGATCATCACCGAAGCTATCCAACGCTTAAATCAGCCAGCAACTCCCCACGGCTGGACAGTAATTTCAGTTGCATTGCTTGGTGTTATTGTTAACGGTGTTACTACTTTTCTTTTTGTTCACGGTCAAAAAGAAGATTTGAATATTAAAGGTGCTTTTATGCATATGGCCGCAGATACCGGCGTTTCATTAGGTGTCGTGGTCACCGGTTTTATTATGTTAGCTACTGATTGGACTTGGCTAGATCCTGTAGTTAGTTTAGTGATCGCGGTTATTATTTTGATCGGCACTTGGGGATTATTGCGTGGCGCAATCAATCTTGCTTTGAATGGCGTACCTAATAACGTCGATTTGGCGGCCATCACAAAATGCATTGCTTCCCAACCTAGCGTTTCTAAAGTCCACGATCTTCATGTCTGGGCCATTGGCACCTCTGATAATGCGCTAAGTGTCCATTTAGTTCGGGATACTACTGAAAACAACGATTGCTTCTTAAACGATTTAGATCAGCAATTGCGAACTCATTATAATATTCAACACATTACGATCCAAGTAGAGTATGGTGACTGTCAACAATTAGGTAACGTCGAAAATTCAATTTGA
- a CDS encoding IS30 family transposase: MQEQNTTVREKGHHLTSFERGRIATLHSQGYSNRAIARVIGVCHQTISNELRRGEIDQVKKVNGQRQYHREYSPEAAQAKYEANRMSCHRPLKLAGVADFIHYFTAHLHQDGWSPDAAVGRAKLEGLYQPEEMVSTKTLYHYIDAQLLEVRNLDLLEKNRRRTKHHHSPKHKRLAGRSIEERPKSIDQRQEFGHFELDTVVGKRNGQESVILTLIERQSRCQILRLIDGRDADSVNYELAKICQEYGHIMKSVTADNGAEFAAAGTVLDGVADLYYAHPYRSSERGTNEAHNRMIRRDVPKGLSMDTLGPSDIQAVEAKLNNLPRRQSGYQTPKELFSAAAG, encoded by the coding sequence ATGCAAGAACAGAATACCACAGTCCGAGAAAAAGGTCACCACCTAACTTCATTTGAGCGCGGCAGAATCGCCACGCTACACAGCCAAGGATACTCTAACCGCGCAATTGCTAGAGTTATCGGCGTTTGTCATCAAACAATCAGTAATGAACTACGCCGTGGTGAGATCGACCAAGTTAAAAAAGTGAACGGTCAACGGCAATATCACCGCGAGTACTCGCCAGAAGCGGCACAGGCCAAATACGAAGCTAACCGAATGTCCTGTCATCGACCTTTGAAACTCGCTGGTGTCGCTGACTTTATCCACTACTTTACGGCCCATTTGCACCAAGACGGTTGGTCGCCTGATGCCGCGGTGGGCCGTGCTAAACTTGAAGGCTTATATCAACCTGAGGAGATGGTTTCGACCAAGACGTTATACCACTATATCGATGCGCAACTACTTGAAGTCCGTAATCTTGATCTGCTCGAAAAAAACCGGCGCCGCACCAAACACCACCATTCACCCAAGCATAAGCGTCTGGCCGGACGAAGTATCGAAGAGCGACCTAAAAGTATTGATCAGCGCCAAGAGTTCGGTCACTTTGAGTTGGATACCGTAGTCGGTAAACGTAATGGCCAAGAAAGTGTCATTCTAACGCTGATCGAGCGCCAATCTCGCTGTCAGATCCTGCGTTTGATTGATGGCCGTGACGCCGATTCAGTCAACTACGAACTGGCTAAGATCTGCCAAGAATACGGGCACATCATGAAGTCCGTTACCGCTGACAACGGGGCAGAATTCGCAGCGGCGGGGACGGTGCTTGACGGGGTTGCCGACCTTTATTATGCCCACCCTTACCGCTCTTCAGAACGAGGCACAAATGAGGCGCATAATCGAATGATCCGTCGTGATGTGCCTAAGGGCCTGTCCATGGATACTTTAGGCCCTAGTGATATCCAAGCAGTGGAAGCCAAGCTAAACAACTTACCACGCCGGCAGTCAGGTTACCAAACCCCAAAAGAGCTTTTCTCCGCTGCCGCTGGCTAA
- a CDS encoding IS30 family transposase: protein MKEVFVLMQEQSITPRPKGHHLSEIERGQIAAWHIEGYSARQIAIRLGVCHQTVNNELKRGRVTQVKRVNNQKHYFEIYSPEAAQNRYEIKRQNCGRPLKFSQVTAFLAYFDDKFCHEGWSPDAAVGYARKHRLFKPAKMVCTKTLYNYIDAQLLEIRNLDLLEKTKRRTTQHHSHQHQRLLGRSIEERPKRVETRHEFGHFEIDTVIGKRAGSESVLLTFTERKTRYEIVRLIEGKDAESVAYAMQNITAEFGDVMRTVTADNGTEFTTLTAALEGVAETYYAHPYSSAERATNEVHNRILRRYFPKGQSLDLATPSLVRQAESRLNHLPRRLLKFCTPAEVFRKELARARKGRAA, encoded by the coding sequence ATGAAAGAAGTTTTCGTCTTGATGCAAGAACAGTCTATCACACCACGCCCAAAAGGTCACCATTTATCGGAAATCGAACGCGGTCAAATCGCCGCTTGGCACATTGAAGGATACTCAGCACGGCAAATAGCGATTCGATTAGGCGTCTGCCACCAGACCGTCAATAATGAGCTCAAGCGTGGTCGAGTCACGCAAGTTAAACGCGTTAATAATCAGAAACACTACTTTGAAATTTACAGCCCTGAAGCCGCTCAGAATCGCTATGAAATAAAGCGGCAAAACTGTGGACGTCCATTAAAATTTAGCCAAGTGACGGCCTTCTTAGCCTACTTTGATGATAAGTTCTGCCATGAGGGCTGGTCGCCGGACGCTGCTGTTGGTTATGCCCGTAAGCACCGGTTATTTAAGCCGGCCAAAATGGTCTGTACGAAGACTTTGTACAACTATATCGATGCACAACTGTTGGAGATCCGTAACCTTGATCTGCTGGAAAAAACAAAACGCCGGACGACCCAACACCACTCGCACCAACATCAGCGCCTACTCGGTCGTAGTATTGAAGAACGGCCAAAGCGAGTAGAAACGCGCCACGAGTTTGGTCATTTTGAGATCGATACTGTCATTGGCAAACGTGCTGGTAGCGAGAGTGTCCTATTAACGTTTACCGAACGTAAAACGCGCTATGAGATTGTCCGCTTGATCGAGGGTAAAGACGCTGAATCTGTGGCTTATGCCATGCAAAATATTACGGCTGAATTCGGTGACGTTATGCGGACAGTTACGGCGGATAACGGAACAGAGTTCACCACGCTAACGGCTGCGCTTGAGGGTGTTGCCGAGACTTATTATGCCCACCCTTATAGCTCGGCCGAACGCGCCACTAATGAGGTCCACAATCGTATACTCAGACGTTACTTTCCTAAGGGGCAATCACTCGATCTAGCTACACCCAGTCTGGTCCGTCAAGCTGAATCTCGGCTCAACCATCTCCCGCGCCGCTTACTTAAGTTCTGTACACCAGCTGAAGTATTTCGAAAGGAATTAGCACGTGCGCGCAAAGGCCGCGCCGCCTAA
- the glpO gene encoding type 1 glycerol-3-phosphate oxidase — protein MAFSAMTRTENIARLKNEMLDLLIIGGGITGAGVALQASATGIKTGLIEMQDFSEGTSSRSTKLVHGGIRYLKTFDVEVVADTVKERAIVQHIAPHIPRPDPMLIPIYDEPGATFTMFSLKVAMDLYDRLADVTDPRYTNYTLSRDEVLAREPQLKSENLVGGGVYLDYINNDSRLVIENIKKAHENGGIMASHVQAIKLLHDEQGMLNGARVKDLFTGEEFDIHARLVINTAGPWSDLVRKLDQDTSITPQMRPTKGVHLVVDGARLPVPQPTYFDTGDQDGRMVFVVPRANKTYFGTTDTDYTADFKHPTVTREDVDYLLAIINSRYPNVNLTIDDIEASWAGLRPLIATNGSSDYNGGDSGKLSDQSFDAVIQVVNDYENGKATRADVEHVLNDLESALSEHKVNPSAVSRGSNLTVATNGLITLAGGKITDYRKMAAGALTVISRLLASRFDEHFTPIDSQSLAVSGGELDPTNVDDALAALAKQGQAKGLPEADALHLANLYGANVPKVFALMDKIIMAPGLSLAETLGLHYAMDEEMALTPVDYLLRRTNHILFQRETLADVKAGVVDEMARHLGWTDAEKQAQLDQLNQTIAESDLSLLKTKN, from the coding sequence ATGGCCTTTTCTGCAATGACGCGCACAGAAAATATTGCACGTTTAAAAAACGAAATGTTAGATTTATTGATTATTGGTGGTGGCATCACCGGTGCTGGTGTCGCACTCCAGGCTAGCGCAACTGGCATCAAAACAGGATTGATTGAAATGCAGGATTTCAGCGAAGGCACTTCATCACGTTCAACTAAATTAGTCCACGGTGGTATTCGCTACCTAAAGACGTTTGACGTTGAAGTCGTTGCGGATACCGTTAAAGAACGGGCCATCGTACAACACATCGCCCCGCATATTCCACGGCCAGATCCAATGTTGATCCCAATTTATGACGAGCCTGGTGCAACTTTCACTATGTTTTCGCTTAAAGTCGCCATGGACCTGTACGATCGTTTAGCCGACGTAACCGACCCACGTTACACTAACTACACCCTATCACGTGATGAAGTTTTAGCGCGTGAACCACAATTAAAATCTGAAAATTTAGTTGGTGGTGGTGTTTACCTTGATTATATTAACAACGATTCCCGCTTAGTGATCGAAAACATCAAAAAGGCGCATGAAAATGGCGGCATCATGGCCAGCCACGTTCAAGCAATCAAGTTATTACACGACGAACAAGGCATGCTAAATGGTGCTCGGGTCAAGGACCTATTCACTGGCGAAGAGTTTGATATACACGCTCGGTTAGTGATCAATACAGCTGGGCCATGGTCTGATTTAGTTCGCAAACTAGATCAAGACACATCGATCACGCCACAAATGCGGCCAACTAAAGGGGTTCATTTAGTCGTGGACGGTGCGCGGTTACCGGTACCGCAACCAACTTATTTCGATACTGGCGATCAAGACGGCCGGATGGTATTTGTGGTTCCCCGGGCCAATAAAACGTATTTTGGTACTACCGATACCGATTATACAGCTGATTTCAAACACCCAACTGTCACTCGTGAAGATGTCGATTATTTATTGGCGATCATTAATAGTCGCTATCCAAATGTTAACTTGACGATTGATGACATCGAAGCTAGTTGGGCCGGCTTACGGCCACTGATTGCCACTAATGGTAGCTCCGATTACAACGGTGGTGATTCCGGAAAACTATCCGATCAGAGCTTTGATGCCGTTATCCAAGTTGTCAACGATTACGAGAATGGAAAAGCAACGCGCGCCGATGTCGAGCACGTATTAAACGACCTTGAAAGTGCCCTAAGTGAGCACAAAGTCAATCCATCCGCAGTTTCTCGTGGTAGTAATTTGACGGTTGCCACTAATGGATTGATCACGCTTGCTGGCGGTAAAATTACCGATTACCGGAAAATGGCCGCTGGTGCTTTAACCGTGATCAGTCGCCTACTGGCTAGTCGGTTTGATGAACATTTCACCCCAATCGATTCACAAAGCCTAGCTGTTTCTGGTGGTGAGTTGGATCCAACTAATGTAGACGACGCTCTTGCTGCCTTAGCTAAACAAGGTCAAGCAAAAGGTTTACCGGAAGCTGATGCACTTCACTTAGCCAATCTCTACGGGGCTAACGTGCCAAAAGTTTTTGCCTTAATGGATAAAATCATCATGGCTCCTGGTTTAAGCTTAGCCGAAACCTTAGGGCTGCACTACGCTATGGATGAAGAAATGGCCTTGACGCCAGTCGATTATTTACTGCGGCGGACCAACCACATTCTCTTCCAACGCGAAACCTTAGCCGACGTTAAAGCCGGCGTCGTTGACGAAATGGCGCGCCACTTAGGCTGGACCGATGCTGAAAAACAAGCGCAATTAGATCAATTAAATCAAACAATTGCTGAATCTGATTTAAGCTTGCTTAAAACTAAGAACTAA
- a CDS encoding MIP/aquaporin family protein, with translation MTLQLLGEFIGTLVLVLLGDGVVAGVSLNKSKAKDAGWVAITLGWGMAVTLGVYASSFLSPAHLNPAVSIGMAVAGDFPWSSVLPYSLAQIAGGFVGAALVWIHYGPHWRATKDEATILGIFSTGPAIRSYAANFISEVIGTIVLVFSLLAFTRGNFTAGLNPLVVGVLIIAIGLSLGGTTGYAINPARDLGPRLAHAVLPIANKGGSDWAYSWVPIVGPMVGGIIGAALYLLIP, from the coding sequence CTGACGCTGCAATTACTAGGTGAATTTATTGGTACTCTGGTCTTGGTATTACTCGGGGATGGTGTCGTTGCCGGTGTAAGTTTGAATAAATCAAAAGCTAAAGATGCTGGTTGGGTCGCCATCACACTTGGTTGGGGAATGGCCGTCACCCTCGGGGTCTATGCTTCTTCCTTTCTCAGTCCTGCCCACCTGAATCCTGCAGTTTCAATCGGTATGGCAGTTGCCGGCGATTTTCCATGGTCCTCCGTTCTACCTTATTCACTAGCACAAATTGCCGGTGGCTTTGTTGGTGCTGCATTAGTTTGGATCCACTACGGACCACACTGGCGGGCAACTAAAGACGAAGCAACGATCCTTGGTATTTTCTCCACTGGTCCAGCAATTCGTAGTTACGCTGCCAACTTTATCAGTGAAGTTATTGGTACGATCGTACTTGTTTTCAGCTTACTCGCCTTCACCCGCGGCAATTTTACAGCCGGCTTGAATCCACTCGTTGTTGGTGTCTTGATCATTGCCATTGGTTTATCACTTGGTGGGACCACTGGTTACGCAATCAACCCTGCCCGGGATCTCGGTCCGCGTTTGGCCCATGCTGTTTTACCGATTGCCAATAAAGGCGGTTCCGACTGGGCTTATAGTTGGGTCCCAATCGTCGGTCCAATGGTTGGTGGGATCATCGGTGCTGCATTATACTTGTTGATTCCATAG
- a CDS encoding IS1380 family transposase, with the protein MATLPEKRVNFNPKLHISHTGGELSTDAGLVLVKELMAQLNFTTLAYQLIHFDDQRHYARYSNVSLLEQVVLQLIAGYPADLAATSLRNDPTFKLLLAQPQLASQPSLSRFWQRCDEQTITSLQTLNQALLDQAWTGAKQQQLILDIDSTHADTHGHQEKAAFNAHYGTTGYHPLVAFDGQTGHCLKAQLRPGNVYTSTDIAPFITPLLQHYHQVKPNADILVRGDSGFATPELYETCEANDTFYLIRLKANRRLNQLAERFVQISDEQNWTETEVHYYRASYQARSWPKPRQIYIKSTRPAGELLFQHEYLVSNLTSFVAEDAFHDYHQRGQMENYIKEAKAGFYLDKMTSSQFIPNYARMMLSVLAYNLVSLMRQLLPAQHQRLQVTTLRLWLFKVAGKLVTSGRQLYLKLSRHHVYQDLFYQLLARIQALQWG; encoded by the coding sequence ATGGCAACTTTACCGGAAAAACGAGTTAATTTCAATCCTAAATTACATATTTCGCACACTGGTGGTGAACTTTCCACTGATGCTGGGCTAGTGTTGGTCAAAGAATTAATGGCGCAACTCAATTTCACGACCTTAGCGTATCAATTAATCCATTTTGATGACCAGCGCCATTACGCTCGTTACAGCAACGTTAGTCTACTAGAACAGGTCGTGCTGCAGTTGATCGCCGGTTACCCGGCCGATCTAGCTGCCACCAGTTTGCGCAATGACCCCACATTTAAATTACTATTGGCACAACCGCAATTGGCCTCACAACCGTCGTTATCCCGTTTTTGGCAACGCTGTGACGAGCAGACCATCACCTCATTACAAACGTTGAATCAAGCATTGCTTGACCAAGCGTGGACTGGCGCCAAGCAACAACAGCTAATTCTCGATATTGACTCGACCCATGCCGATACTCATGGTCATCAGGAAAAAGCCGCCTTTAACGCGCATTACGGTACCACGGGTTACCATCCGCTGGTCGCTTTTGACGGGCAAACGGGCCACTGTTTAAAGGCTCAATTGCGCCCAGGTAATGTTTATACCAGTACGGATATTGCCCCCTTTATCACACCACTACTACAGCACTATCATCAAGTCAAACCGAACGCTGATATCTTGGTCCGCGGGGATAGTGGCTTTGCGACTCCAGAATTATACGAAACTTGTGAAGCCAACGACACTTTTTACTTGATCCGCCTGAAAGCCAATCGGCGGCTGAACCAACTGGCTGAACGTTTTGTTCAGATCAGTGATGAGCAGAATTGGACTGAGACCGAGGTCCATTATTATCGCGCGTCTTATCAAGCCCGATCATGGCCTAAGCCGCGCCAGATCTATATTAAATCAACTCGACCAGCTGGTGAATTGTTATTTCAACATGAATACCTCGTGTCCAATTTAACGAGTTTTGTCGCCGAAGATGCGTTTCACGACTATCACCAACGGGGTCAAATGGAAAACTATATCAAGGAAGCCAAGGCTGGCTTTTACCTGGATAAAATGACTAGCTCGCAATTTATACCAAATTATGCCCGCATGATGCTCAGTGTCCTCGCTTATAATTTAGTCAGCTTGATGCGCCAATTGTTGCCTGCACAACATCAGCGATTACAGGTTACAACCTTGCGCTTATGGCTGTTTAAAGTAGCGGGTAAGCTGGTGACCAGCGGCCGGCAACTTTATCTAAAATTAAGCCGCCACCACGTCTATCAGGATTTGTTTTATCAACTGTTAGCTCGAATCCAAGCGCTACAGTGGGGCTAA
- the galE gene encoding UDP-glucose 4-epimerase GalE produces the protein MAILVAGGAGYIGSHMVDRLIEKGQDVVVVDNLSTGHKAAIHEKARFYQGDTRDKAFLTSVFEKEKIDGVIHMDAFSLVGESMTDPLKYFDNNIYGMIVLLEVMKEQGVKYMVFSSTAATYGEPENELIAESDKQEPINPYGESKLAMERMIRWADEAYGIKFVALRYFNAAGAKADGSIGEDHHPETHLIPIILQVAAGQRDELQIFGDDYKTPDGTNVRDYVHVLDLADAHMLALEYLQAGNPSQAFNLGSSTGFSNKQMLEAARKVTGKAIPAKIAPRRGGDPDSLVADSQKARKVLGWQPQYDDVEDIIRTAWAWKQSHPQGYGDK, from the coding sequence ATGGCAATTTTAGTAGCAGGCGGTGCTGGGTACATTGGCTCGCATATGGTTGATCGGTTGATCGAAAAGGGGCAGGATGTGGTCGTTGTTGATAATTTATCAACGGGTCACAAAGCAGCCATTCATGAAAAGGCGCGCTTTTATCAAGGTGATACCCGCGATAAGGCTTTTTTGACTAGCGTTTTTGAAAAGGAAAAAATTGATGGTGTGATTCATATGGATGCTTTCTCATTGGTTGGTGAATCGATGACTGATCCTTTGAAATATTTTGACAATAATATTTACGGGATGATCGTTTTGCTGGAAGTGATGAAGGAACAAGGCGTTAAGTACATGGTCTTCTCTTCAACTGCGGCAACTTATGGCGAACCGGAAAATGAATTGATTGCTGAAAGCGATAAGCAAGAACCAATCAATCCTTATGGTGAAAGTAAGTTAGCCATGGAGCGGATGATCCGGTGGGCTGATGAAGCCTATGGCATCAAGTTTGTCGCTTTACGTTACTTTAATGCAGCAGGCGCTAAGGCTGATGGTAGTATCGGTGAAGATCATCATCCGGAAACACACTTGATTCCGATTATTTTACAAGTTGCGGCGGGGCAACGGGACGAATTGCAGATCTTTGGCGATGATTATAAGACGCCAGATGGCACTAACGTACGCGATTACGTTCACGTCTTAGATTTGGCCGATGCGCATATGTTAGCATTAGAATACTTACAAGCCGGCAACCCGAGCCAAGCGTTCAACCTTGGTTCTTCTACTGGTTTCTCCAACAAACAAATGCTAGAAGCCGCACGTAAAGTAACTGGCAAGGCGATTCCAGCTAAAATTGCGCCACGCCGCGGCGGTGATCCTGATTCATTAGTTGCGGACAGTCAAAAAGCCCGTAAAGTGTTAGGCTGGCAGCCACAGTACGATGACGTTGAAGATATTATTCGCACCGCTTGGGCATGGAAACAAAGTCACCCCCAAGGTTACGGTGATAAATAA